Proteins co-encoded in one Brassica oleracea var. oleracea cultivar TO1000 chromosome C4, BOL, whole genome shotgun sequence genomic window:
- the LOC106341745 gene encoding tryptophan--tRNA ligase, chloroplastic/mitochondrial isoform X1, with the protein MAHATLSHSLILSSSRFSRLGYSTRFLRHANPLSLPLTRQRFRCYCSDQTSPSVRKRVVSGVQPTGSIHLGNYLGAIKNWVALQDTYETLFFIVDLHAITLPYDPQELRKATRDTAALYLACGVDISKASVFVQSHVRAHVDLMWLLSSSTPIGWLQKMTQFKEKSRKEGGENASVSLLTYPVLMAADILLYKSDFVPVGEDQKQHLELARDLAQRVNNLYGGRKWKKLGGRGGSVFKIPEPLIPQVGARVMSLTDGRSKMSKSAPSDQSRINLLDSKDLIADKIKRCKTDSFVDSLEYDNAERPECNNLLSVYQIVSGKTKEEVMEECKDMSWGTFKPLLKDAVVEHLSPIQVRYQEITAESAYLDKVLTEGADKATEIAEVTIRNLKQAMGFYI; encoded by the exons ATGGCGCACGCGACTCTCTCTCACTCCCTCATCCTCTCTTCCTCCAG GTTCTCTCGTCTCGGCTACAGCACCAGATTTCTCAGACACGCAAACCCTCTTTCTCTTCCCCTAACCAGACAAAGATTCCGATGTTACTGTTCCGACCAGACTTCTCCTTCTGTAAG GAAACGTGTGGTCTCTGGAGTCCAGCCTACAGGCTCAATTCACCTTGGAAACTATCTAGGCGCTATCAAGAACTGGGTCGCCCTTCAG GATACATATGAAACACTCTTTTTCATTGTAGACCTTCATGCG ATAACACTACCATATGACCCGCAAGAACTGAGAAAGGCAACTAGGGATACCGCAGCGCTCTATCTAGCATGTGGTGTTGACATTTCTAAG GCTTCGGTGTTTGTGCAATCTCACGTCCGTGCTCATGTGGACTTAATGTGGCTTTTGAGTTCATCCACACCTATTGGTTGGCTACAGAAAATGACTCAGTTCAAAGAAAAATCACGCAAGGAG GGGGGTGAGAATGCTTCTGTGTCTTTGTTAACATATCCAGTTCTGATGGCTGCTGATATCCTCTTGTATAAG TCGGATTTTGTCCCTGTGGGTGAGGACCAGAAGCAGCACCTAGAGCTTGCCCGCGACCTGGCACAGCGTGTGAATAATTTATATGGTGGAAGGAAGTGGAAGAAGCTTGGAGG GCGTGGTGGTTCGGTATTTAAG ATACCAGAACCACTCATACCACAAGTTGGAGCTCGAGTTATGTCTCTTACGGATGGTCGTTCCAAG ATGTCCAAGTCTGCACCTTCTGATCAGTCCCGGATCAATCTCCTTGACTCAAAAGAT TTGATTGCGGATAAAATAAAACGGTGCAAGACAGACTCATTTGTAG ACAGCCTTGAATATGACAATGCGGAGAGGCCTGAGTGCAACAATCTCCTCTCTGTATATCAGATTGTCTCAGGCAAGACAAAAGAG GAAGTGATGGAGGAATGCAAAGATATGAGCTGGGGCACATTTAAGCCTCTGCTTAAGGATGCTGTGGTCGAGCATCTTAGTCCAATCCAG GTCCGTTATCAAGAGATAACAGCAGAGTCAGCGTATTTGGATAAAGTATTGACAGAAGGTGCGGACAAAGCCACGGAGATAGCAGAAGTCACAATTCGCAATTTAAAACAAGCGATGGGGTTCTATATATGA
- the LOC106341743 gene encoding receptor-like protein 12 — MKGSWNSRSIIHITLPFLLFFIYNFTAVFTAPARHLCHPVQRDELLKFKNEFEIKKPCLDGIRLKTESWAINSDCCDWDGITCDTKSWEVIELDLSRSCLHGRLHSNSSLYKVKNLTTLDLSYNYFSGHISPSIGNFSHLTILDLSKNYFSGWIPSSVGNLSHLTILDLSGNDFIGELPSFGSMNQLNLLSVEFNKLGGNFPHSLLNLEMLSDLYLSHNQFTGTLPSNMSSLYNLEYFQAWDNSFSGTLSSSLFTIPSLTYVDLRDNQLNGTLEFGNISSPSKLTTLDLGNNNFIGPIPKSISKLVNLQDLDLSRLNTQGPVDFSIFSNLKLLQLLNLSHLNTTTTFDLNAILRSNLQSIFLLDLSGNHVSTTNKSSGVNHHLQMISQLYMSGCGITEFPGLLRTQNKLTNLDISNNKIKGHVPGWLWTLPTLNFVDLSHNMFIGFERSTKLGLSMQYLVGSNNNFTGELPSFICDMRSLITLDLSSNNLNGAIPHCMGNLKSNLSFLNLRQNHLSGDLPNNTFASLRSLDVGHNQLTGKLPRSLIHFSTLEVLNVESNRISDTFPVWLSSLKHLQVLVLRSNEFHGPVHQASFPTLRIIDVSDNHFNGTLPSNYFVNWSAMSSLKANKDRSKEKYMGDFFGYYHDSMVLTNKGIEMELVRILKIYTALDFSGNKLEGEIPRSIGTLKEVHVLNLSYNAFTHHIPSSMGNLTALESLDVSQNKLSGEIPQELGNLSYLSYMNFSHNQLVGLVPGGTQFRRQKCSSFEENSGLFGPALDEVCRDIHAPAPQQHEKSKPEEEKEEVLSWVAAAIGLGPGIVFGLTIGCILFSCKQEWFMNVFGRNERRSSTMVVKAKSRFKTQAARRGQ, encoded by the exons ATGAAAGGCTCTTGGAATTCAAGGAGTATCATTCATATTACTCTTCCTTTTCTTCTCTTTTTCATTTATAATTTCACGGCCGTGTTTACAGCTCCTGCTCGACACTTGTGTCATCCTGTACAAAGAGATGAACTTCTCAAGTTCAAGAACGAGTTTGAGATAAAGAAACCTTGTTTGGACGGCATTCGTCTTAAGACGGAGTCATGGGCAATTAATAGTGACTGTTGCGATTGGGATGGTATCACATGTGATACCAAGTCTTGGGAAGTGATCGAGCTAGACCTTAGTCGCAGCTGCCTCCATGGTCGGCTTCATTCCAATAGCAGTCTTTATAAGGTTAAAAACCTAACCACTCTCGACCTCTCATATAATTATTTTAGTGGTCACATCTCACCTTCTATTGGAAATTTTTCTCATCTTACCATTCTCGACCTTTCTAAAAATTATTTTAGTGGTTGGATCCCTTCTTCAGTTGGAAATCTTTCACATCTTACCATTCTTGATCTTTCTGGTAATGATTTCATTGGTGAGTTGCCATCTTTTGGCAGTATGAACCAGTTGAACCTCTTAAGCGTTGAATTCAATAAACTTGGTGGCAACTTCCCACATTCCCTTCTCAATCTTGAAATGTTGTCGGATTTATATCTCTCCCACAATCAATTTACTGGCACACTTCCTTCTAACATGAGTTCACTCTACAACTTGGAGTACTTTCAGGCATGGGACAACTCTTTTAGTGGAACTCTCTCTTCTTCTCTATTCACTATTCCTTCTTTGACTTATGTTGATTTGAGAGATAACCAACTCAATGGTACTCTTGAATTTGGCAATATATCTTCACCATCTAAACTAACAACGTTAGACCTTGGCAATAACAACTTCATAGGACCAATCCCAAAATCCATTTCCAAATTAGTAAACCTTCAAGACCTTGACCTTTCTCGTTTGAACACTCAAGGCCCGGTCGACTTTAGTATCTTCTCAAATCTCAAGTTGCTCCAACTTCTTAACCTATCCCATTTAAACACCACCACTACCTTTGACTTGAATGCAATCTTAAGGTCGAATCTCCAGTCAATCTTTTTATTGGATCTCTCTGGGAACCATGTTTCAACCACAAACAAAAGTTCAGGTGTGAATCATCATTTGCAAATGATAAGCCAGTTGTACATGTCAGGATGCGGTATCACCGAGTTTCCTGGGCTCTTAAGAACCCAAAACAAATTGACGAATCTTGACATTTCCAACAACAAAATCAAAGGTCATGTTCCTGGATGGCTATGGACACTACCAACTTTGAATTTTGTGGATCTTTCCCACAACATGTTCATTGGTTTTGAAAGATCAACGAAACTTGGACTATCTATGCAGTACTTGGTTGGCTCCAATAACAATTTCACGGGCGAGCTTCCCTCTTTCATATGTGATATGCGCTCTCTAATCACTCTTGATTTGTCTAGCAATAACCTCAATGGTGCCATCCCTCATTGTATGGGAAACCTCAAGAGCAATCTTTCATTTTTAAACCTTCGTCAGAATCATCTTAGTGGAGATCTTCCAAATAACACATTTGCAAGTCTAAGGTCGCTTGATGTCGGGCATAACCAACTCACGGGTAAGCTTCCAAGATCTTTGATCCATTTCTCAACTCTTGAAGTTTTGAATGTGGAAAGCAACAGAATCAGTGACACCTTCCCTGTCTGGTTGAGTTCCCTAAAACATCTTCAAGTTCTTGTCTTACGCTCCAATGAATTTCATGGACCGGTACATCAAGCCTCATTTCCTACGTTGAGAATCATCGACGTATCAGATAATCACTTCAATG GAACTTTGCCTTCAAATTACTTTGTGAACTGGAGTGCCATGTCATCACTTAAGGCTAACAAAGATCGGTCTAAAGAAAAGTACATGGGAGATTTTTTTGGCTATTATCATGACTCAATGGTTTTGACGAATAAAGGTATAGAGATGGAGCTAGTACGTATTCTTAAGATCTACACCGCACTCGACTTCTCCGGAAACAAGCTTGAAGGAGAGATTCCACGGTCCATCGGTACACTAAAAGAGGTTCATGTGCTCAACTTATCATACAACGCTTTCACCCATCACATCCCATCATCTATGGGAAACTTGACAGCTCTCGAGTCACTGGACGTTTCCCAAAACAAGCTTTCCGGAGAAATTCCACAAGAGCTAGGGAACCTCTCGTATCTTTCCTACATGAACTTCTCTCACAATCAGCTTGTTGGTCTAGTACCAGGAGGCACTCAGTTTCGGAGACAAAAGTGCTCTTCGTTCGAGGAGAACTCTGGACTCTTTGGTCCGGCTCTCGATGAAGTTTGCAGAGATATCCACGCGCCTGCACCACAGCAGCATGAAAAGTCGAAACCAGAGGAAGAAAAAGAAGAGGTGTTGAGTTGGGTGGCAGCTGCGATAGGACTTGGACCAGGTATTGTTTTTGGATTGACGATTGGGTGCATATTGTTCTCCTGCAAACAAGAGTGGTTCATGAACGTTTTTGGTCGAAACGAACGCAGAAGCTCCACAATGGTGGTAAAGGCTAAAAG CCGTTTTAAAACCCAAGCTGCTCGAAGAGGACAATGA
- the LOC106341745 gene encoding tryptophan--tRNA ligase, chloroplastic/mitochondrial isoform X2, with protein MAHATLSHSLILSSSRFSRLGYSTRFLRHANPLSLPLTRQRFRCYCSDQTSPSVRKRVVSGVQPTGSIHLGNYLGAIKNWVALQDTYETLFFIVDLHAITLPYDPQELRKATRDTAALYLACGVDISKASVFVQSHVRAHVDLMWLLSSSTPIGWLQKMTQFKEKSRKEGGENASVSLLTYPVLMAADILLYKSDFVPVGEDQKQHLELARDLAQRVNNLYGGRKWKKLGGRGGSVFKIPEPLIPQVGARVMSLTDGRSKMSKSAPSDQSRINLLDSKDLIADKIKRCKTDSFVDLEYDNAERPECNNLLSVYQIVSGKTKEEVMEECKDMSWGTFKPLLKDAVVEHLSPIQVRYQEITAESAYLDKVLTEGADKATEIAEVTIRNLKQAMGFYI; from the exons ATGGCGCACGCGACTCTCTCTCACTCCCTCATCCTCTCTTCCTCCAG GTTCTCTCGTCTCGGCTACAGCACCAGATTTCTCAGACACGCAAACCCTCTTTCTCTTCCCCTAACCAGACAAAGATTCCGATGTTACTGTTCCGACCAGACTTCTCCTTCTGTAAG GAAACGTGTGGTCTCTGGAGTCCAGCCTACAGGCTCAATTCACCTTGGAAACTATCTAGGCGCTATCAAGAACTGGGTCGCCCTTCAG GATACATATGAAACACTCTTTTTCATTGTAGACCTTCATGCG ATAACACTACCATATGACCCGCAAGAACTGAGAAAGGCAACTAGGGATACCGCAGCGCTCTATCTAGCATGTGGTGTTGACATTTCTAAG GCTTCGGTGTTTGTGCAATCTCACGTCCGTGCTCATGTGGACTTAATGTGGCTTTTGAGTTCATCCACACCTATTGGTTGGCTACAGAAAATGACTCAGTTCAAAGAAAAATCACGCAAGGAG GGGGGTGAGAATGCTTCTGTGTCTTTGTTAACATATCCAGTTCTGATGGCTGCTGATATCCTCTTGTATAAG TCGGATTTTGTCCCTGTGGGTGAGGACCAGAAGCAGCACCTAGAGCTTGCCCGCGACCTGGCACAGCGTGTGAATAATTTATATGGTGGAAGGAAGTGGAAGAAGCTTGGAGG GCGTGGTGGTTCGGTATTTAAG ATACCAGAACCACTCATACCACAAGTTGGAGCTCGAGTTATGTCTCTTACGGATGGTCGTTCCAAG ATGTCCAAGTCTGCACCTTCTGATCAGTCCCGGATCAATCTCCTTGACTCAAAAGAT TTGATTGCGGATAAAATAAAACGGTGCAAGACAGACTCATTTGTAGA CCTTGAATATGACAATGCGGAGAGGCCTGAGTGCAACAATCTCCTCTCTGTATATCAGATTGTCTCAGGCAAGACAAAAGAG GAAGTGATGGAGGAATGCAAAGATATGAGCTGGGGCACATTTAAGCCTCTGCTTAAGGATGCTGTGGTCGAGCATCTTAGTCCAATCCAG GTCCGTTATCAAGAGATAACAGCAGAGTCAGCGTATTTGGATAAAGTATTGACAGAAGGTGCGGACAAAGCCACGGAGATAGCAGAAGTCACAATTCGCAATTTAAAACAAGCGATGGGGTTCTATATATGA
- the LOC106343008 gene encoding uncharacterized protein LOC106343008: protein MLSRLSPILRHNRLFSAEARAMTRATLYHHARVLQPLLVRSSPRIALATTANLLNVSSSDSSSMFHRRFHAVRNIGGGDWKLPKPAAGRVFAERREYRKMRKRAPKRKQELELSVSICIEEQLPDDTEIQNIAEMLRVNVPMAMKLAFNGLKDSKYKTRETDIEDVGGFETVELSLMLCNDEFICKLNKEWRGEDHPTDVLSMSQHVPELKLPVLMMGDIVISVETAARQAAERGHSLLDEIRILVIHGMLHLLGFDHEISDEAEKEMEEEEELLLKSLGWKGKGLIQSAYDIEKTAKPQPEKADDRKKGDGLRFYRPKFSYIFCDMDGTLLNSKSQISEANAKALKEATLRGLKVVIATGKSRPGAMRILKMADLAGRDGIVSESSPGVFVQGLLVYGRQGKEVYRGNLDRDVCRETCLYSLEHGIPLIAFSQDRCLTLFDHPLVDSLHTTYNEPKAEIISSVDQLIAEADIQKVIFMDTTEGVSSVIRPYWSEATGDRASVVQAQSDMLEIVPPGTSKGNGVKMLLNHLGVSPNEIMAIGDGENDMEMLELASLGVVMSNGAEKTKAVADVIGMSNDEDGVADAIYRYAF, encoded by the exons ATGCTCTCTCGTCTCTCCCCAATCCTCCGCCATAACCGTCTCTTCTCCGCAGAAGCGCGTGCAATGACACGCGCCACTCTCTACCACCACGCCCGTGTCCTCCAGCCCCTACTCGTTCGCTCTTCTCCGAGAATCGCCCTTGCGACCACCGCGAATCTTCTCAATGTTTCCTCCTCCGATTCCTCTTCCATGTTCCACCGGAGATTCCACGCCGTACGCAATATCGGAGGAGGAGATTGGAAGCTTCCAAAGCCGGCAGCGGGTCGCGTGTTCGCGGAGAGGAGAGAGTACAGGAAGATGAGGAAGAGAGCGCCCAAGAGAAAGCAAGAACTCGAGCTCAGCGTCAGCATCTGCATCGAAGAGCAGCTTCCTGACGATACCGAGATTCAG AATATTGCGGAGATGCTTCGTGTTAATGTTCCCATGGCGATGAAGCTGGCGTTCAACGGTTTGAAAGATTCCAAGTATAAAACGAGAGAAACTGATATAGAAGACGTTGGTGGGTTTGAAACCGTTGAGTTATCTTTGATGCTTTGCAACGATGAGTTCATCTGTAAACTCAACAAAGAGTGGAGGGGTGAAGATCATCCTACAGATGTGCTTTCCATGTCGCAGCACGTCCCTGAACTGAAGCTTCCTGTT CTTATGATGGGAGATATCGTCATTTCTGTTGAGACTGCTGCAAGGCAGGCTGCTGAGAGAGGTCACTCTCTTCTTGATGAGATACGCATTCTTGTG ATACATGGGATGTTACACCTACTGGGGTTTGATCATGAGATCAGCGACGAGGCTGAGAAAGAAATGGAGGAGGAAGAGGAGTTGCTGCTAAAGAGCCTTGGGTGGAAAGGGAAAGGGCTCATTCAGAGTGCATATGACATTGAGAAAACAGCTAAGCCTCAGCCGGAGAAAGCAGATG ACAGGAAGAAAGGGGACGGCCTAAGATTCTACAGACCCAAGTTTTCCTATATATTCTGTGATATGGATG GCACACTGCTTAACAGCAAAAGTCAGATTTCAGAAGCTAATGCGAAAGCTTTAAAAGAAGCCACGCTGAGGGGACTTAAAGTCGTGATAGCTACGGGGAAG TCTCGCCCAGGTGCGATGAGAATCTTGAAAATGGCTGATCTAGCTGGACGCGATGGCATTGTTTCAGAGTCCTCTCCAGGCGTATTCGTTCAG GGGTTACTTGTTTATGGTAGACAGGGGAAAGAAGTGTATAGAGGAAACTTGGACCGGGATGTCTGCAGAGAG ACGTGTCTTTATTCTCTGGAGCATGGGATTCCTCTCATTGCATTCAGCCAGGATCGCTGCTTGACATTGTTTGACCATCCTCTTGTCGACTCTCTTCACACAACTTACAATGAACCAAAG GCCGAGATCATATCTTCCGTTGATCAACTTATAGCTGAAGCTGACATTCAG AAAGTGATATTTATGGACACCACCGAGGGGGTCTCATCTGTTATCCGTCCGTATTGGTCAGAAGCAACGGGAGACCGTGCCAGTGTCGTTCAAGCTCAATCAGACATGTTAGAAATCGTCCCACCCGGAACCTCCAAAGGCAACGGTGTAAAAATGCTTCTCAATCATTTGGGCGTTTCACCGAATGAG ATAATGGCGATAGGGGATGGGGAAAATGACATGGAGATGCTGGAACTAGCGTCGTTGGGAGTCGTTATGAGCAACGGTGCAGAAAAGACAAAGGCCGTGGCTGATGTGATTGGTATGAGCAACGACGAAGACGGTGTTGCTGATGCCATTTACCGATATGCCTTCTGA
- the LOC106340888 gene encoding oleosin 1 yields the protein MADLHQHQQPMTRNLHESSSSPSTRQTVRFLTAATIGMSLLVLSGLTLTGTVIGLVVATPLMVLFSPVLVPAVITMCLLTAGFLFSGGCGVAAATALSWIYRYITGKHPMGADKVDYARMMISDNAKELGHYAQPQTDQTTTAPY from the coding sequence ATGGCGGATCTTCATCAACATCAGCAACCAATGACGAGAAATCTCCACGAATCATCATCATCACCATCGACAAGACAAACCGTGAGATTCCTAACGGCGGCGACGATCGGCATGTCACTGCTCGTGCTCTCGGGATTAACGCTCACCGGAACCGTTATCGGCCTAGTCGTAGCGACGCCGTTGATGGTTCTTTTTAGCCCCGTGCTTGTGCCTGCGGTGATAACGATGTGCCTTTTGACGGCGGGATTCTTATTTTCCGGTGGATGTGGGGTGGCAGCAGCGACGGCTTTATCGTGGATCTATAGGTACATCACCGGAAAACATCCCATGGGAGCGGATAAAGTGGATTACGCGAGAATGATGATTTCGGACAATGCTAAAGAGTTGGGACATTATGCTCAGCCGCAAACGGACCAAACCACAACAGCTCCTTATTAG